In Dendropsophus ebraccatus isolate aDenEbr1 chromosome 13, aDenEbr1.pat, whole genome shotgun sequence, the sequence aaaaaaaagaagcctcaAGAGTCTCAAATCAAATTtcaggtatgtgcacactgaggaaaaggtgaggaattgaagaggaatttcatcttgaaattcctcccgtaaaatatgtacagagcgaagtcccattgtgttcaatgggttttctgctctgctgttcacactgcagaatttccgagcagaattttctgctgtagatctgctagaggaatcctatagaagtcaatggggggcttaaattctgcctgaaaacatTCTGCTTCATTTcctcaagaattgctcagtgtgcatataccctcccTTCCAATACTTCCATTCTGCCCTACAACGTCTGGTAGCTTTGACTGAAAGTTTAGATGCAACATTTTCATAGCTCTTCACTTTCTCTACCACCCTTCCCCATTCCTCATTCGATGGTGTGGAATCATCCACCCAATGCCTGGATATTATCACCTTAGCTACCCCCAGTATTTTCAGAAGGAAAGTGCCTCCCTCCCCATCATCAGCTAGGCCCCCAAGAACTATTTCTACTGCAGTTAGTTGTAAGGTTTTTCCCCCAGACAGGATTCCGCGTGTCGAATAACCTTAAGCCAAAATTTTTGCACCTTAGAACAGGACCATAGTAAGTGAGAAAGGTCAGCCTTGTCAAGTCCACACTTATTGCAACAGAGGGGTCCCTTTTTTCCAGAACCCTGAATCCCACAAACTCCCTTAATTTTTTTCCATACTTTGtcatataaataaacaaaagacTGTGGCAGTGAGGCACTCTCTAACATCTGACCAGTTTCCAACACCTCAAAAATATTCAAGTTATTACCTAATCGAGAAAGTATATATCCCAAAATGGGCAAGGACTTCCACCTCGCCAGGCTCTGGGCTCCCACTGCAAGAAAATAGAGCCCAAAGTCCAGCaaggccagccccccccccctcctcaccaaAGCCCTATATTTCAATCTCACCTTTTTCCTTCCCCAAACCAACCGATTAATCGGCACTTCTATTCTCCTGAACCAAAACTCAGGAATCCATATAGGGGCTGCctgtaaataaaacaaaaattgggGGAGCAAAACCATCTTCACTAAAGCAATTCTCTCCACCATCCCCAAAGGAAGCTTAAGCCATACATCTATTTTTTTCCCACCTTTTCCATCAAGGGTTTTATGTTCAAATCCACATACTTATTAACATCCTTAGCTATTTTAACTTCCAGATATTCTACCACTTCAGTGTTAATAACAGAAATGGATTCTCCACTCTGTTCTCCTTTACCTTTCTCTAGAGAAAGCTCTGAAGATTTTTCTCAGTTAACCTAGGTTTGGTATTAAACATCCAATTTCACTCACAGTACAGAATGTTTCACCCAGAGCAATTCTTCTAATCATATGATCCATTAATGTAGAGAATCACTTTTGTGCACCTCTTGCTGTCATTCCAGCTTGTTTGCTTCTGAACCACTGGGACCCACAATGCTAAATAGTGCAGACATCTATGCCTAGTATTGATCTACCGGAGTGATCAATCAAGGTCCCCCGGTTCCAGGATTGTTATCCCCTTCGTTTGCAACAAGTGGTAAACAGTAGGTATCACACAATCATACGGTACAGACAGGTTCCAATTTTTGAAGTTTTATGTGGCTAAATATTGTTGCATTTGATCTGGCTTTTACACTACTGAAGCCTCTTCCACATGCAAGAGACATGGAGGCAGGGGCTTGAATATTTGATCATTTGCAGATTTTAGCGACACTTACTACTTCAATTTGCATGTTGTCATTGGTGGTGTATTTTATTGGTGTTGCAATTTCAATGCTGACAAGTGTTTGTAAAACAATGTAAAAGACCTACCTTATTAATTTATCTACATATCTGCAGGGGAGATGGTTGGTGACATGTGGTTTTTCTCAAGGTCAAAGAGACCCTGCTAAGGTTCAAACACTGCACCTCTTCTTGGATGAGTGCTGGGGCTTTTCTGTGGTTTACCAAGTCCTCAGGAATCCAAAGACCTGGATCAACTACTACTGCTCTGAACATCTGACAGAAATATGGCTGTGCTGCTGTTTTCTTTGGTTTTTGTGACTTGTACAGTGAGGAACATTCCATCACCACACAAATAACTAAACAAGCAAGTTACAGCCATGAAGAACTTTATTTTACAGCAGACAATTTTCTGTGAAAACCAGTGAAGTATACAAAAGAGGTTATACACTGGCTGTAAAATAGTCTTCTTAAAAGCTTCTATTTTCTTCAAAACTTAAATTAATTTATGACATAATTTAAAATCTGCTTTCCTTGTCATTACTTTAAGTAAAAAGCCAAAATAACAAATGGCAAGGATGACACCGCATAAAGACCACATGTAATTTTAGTCTCTAAATCCATTTTAATTCATGGTCTTCCAGAAGTGACAATGCTACCTTTCTAAGTTTTAAAAATCTCTGAGAAAGATGTTATTTGAGGGAATTTCTGTTTAGAAAGGCAGAAGGTTGGCTACATGTTGTTGAATCCCATCATTCCTTTCATGTTCCCAGCTGCTCCTTGTTGAAACTGTCTCATCATAGACTGCAGGCCGGCCATTCCACCTGTCAATTAGAATCAGAAATATTGATTCATTCAACAGTGTTTATTACATATAGAATATCTGTTAGGGATGAGCGGACTGCAAAGGTTTGGgtttgccataggctgtatccatgtcttacaagcagtcctagggctgcatttaCCTTCTCCAAGCAGCCGGATTCAAAAGCTGATTGTTCGGGTTCATGCGAACTCGAACTTttgcaaatttgctcatctctagtatctgtcattaataaaaacttttaataGAGGAATATTAAAAGTTTATATTATTCAGAACTGAGTGTTTGCACCCTAACAGATCAGAAGAACGAGCGGGGAGATGATTATGTTGCTGTATTTTCCTCTCCCTGCGGTGTCATAGACCTAGACAACCCATATACTAGTCTgtctaggtcatgtgacacagagcaggAAGTAAACGTGCGGTTTGTTCTCCTgatcccaactgatcaaaacttttgatatgtctctcggACAAGTTTTACATCTGAGAAattatttataaaatcattcatgCAGAGCAAGAGAAAAACTGCACCTCTTTTAAGATATATTCAGGAATGCTATATATTACAAATtatattataaaagaaaaaagggattggatataaaaaaaaaaataagcttaCCCATGTGTTGTAAAACTCTGGGGTCCATCATTTTTGCCATTTGCTGATTTAGTTTAGCCATTTGTGAGGGATTTACATTTTTGGACATGTCTCCACCTAGAAATCAGAAAGCATATTTTATATGCAATAAAAACTTAATGTTATCGACTGTGCAATGCAGTTCAGAACACTTTACTACACTGAAGCAATCTGCACATGGTTTTATGGTTTTTAAGTCTGGAGCACTACACGTGATAAATATGTACAGACAAGCTGCAAAGCGCTATATTTACTAAGCAAATACTCACCTTTGAAAAGTCCTTTGATGCCACCCATTTTCTTAACCATTTGTGCAAACTTTGTGTACTGTGCTAAAAGTTCCTGTACGTCTCTTGTAGATACTCCTGACCCTCTTGCCACTCTCTGAATTCTCCCGGGTTGTTTGCTGAAGAGTTTGGCACCGTCTGTGTTATCGAGTTCTacgataataataaataaataaatcagagaTATGTAGACTCTGTCTGTAATTTAATCGGGTTCACACCTGAAATGGCCTTGTCTTAGAATGCGCGTCTGCACTCaattccatctctcccccctgcacCTATGCTGAAATAAACCTAACTTGAGTATACCTGTCTCTTGGCCATATATCCATGCACCCCATCTGCTTCCTTTTCATCCATGCCTCGGAGCTTAACCCTGCATACTCCACAGTGCATCAATTTGTTATCGGCGGTCCCAACTTGTACCTATACTTTACACCTATATTCTACTATGCATTTTTTTAAGCTAAAGGGGTAGTTAAAAGGCATATAATCAGGTGGGTTACTCAAGCCCCCCTTTTGGACTCAAAGGCAGCTACTCCAACTCTATCAACAGAAAAGTCTAGCTAGAAGAGCCTTCCCAGGAGATAGTGACTAAACTAGGGCTAAAGACATGAGAACTGTAGCTATGAGATTATTTTTGTGTTAGTGTTATTTCCATGAGACAGTGTCTTTATCCCTTTAGGGTCCATTCATACTGCCTTTATTTGTCTGAGTGATCTGACAGCGTATTCTAACCTTTCTGGacaacatgtcaaaggtttttacaAAGACCCTTACCCTGATCATTCATGCTATCCATTATGGTCATAAGTTTCTTAAGGCGAGCCATTGATTCTTGCTCATTACCCTTACTCATAAAGTCTTGTCCAAACCCAGGAATCATGCCCTTTAAAGTAAGAATACAAATTATACAAATCATTAACACAATAAGTGAGGGTAGCATACACAGGGAAACACTTTTCtaggaataacaaaaaaaaaaactaagctcaTATTTTTTGTTTCGTACGAAAGGCTAAGGACAAGTATAAGGGAAATACTACATGTCAACCCAGCTCAAATGTTTTACAATTGTCCTACTAAATGAAGTAGTATTGGACCAAAATACTTACCAAAATCTGACTAAAAGGTCccattttcatgatattttgaaacTGTTCATACATATCTCTAAGTGTGAACTGACcttaaaatacaaaaacaaaaacaggatTAAAACATTTACTTCAGATTTCAAAGGCTTCAACCACATTTTCTGACTAggtagaaaaaaaactaaaacaaaaaggCATTAGGAACCCTTCACACTACGTGAGGATCAAAAAATCGTATTCACTGTAAGCTGGGCTTTCAATAAAGATTGATATTTATTATTAGATGCTGTTGGACCTCCTTTCCATACACAGGAAAGGTTGACACACAGTAGAGTATGTAATTTTACAGATATTGACACAACTGCATATTGCTTACCATGTTTTAGTTTCTCTATCAGGGCCTCATTGTCATCCAACTTCAACTCATTCACCTTATCAATCAAACCTTCAATATCTCCCATTCCTACAAGAAATGGTTAGCATAATTAAATTACATTGAACATTAAATTCATTAAATGCTTATCAGTGGTAAAacaccacaatatatatattaaaaagtttTGTGTATTGAGACCCCCATCAAAATGTTAGAGCCAGAAGCAACACTCAACTAGGCACTCCTCCGATGCAAGTGTATGGAGATCACAGCAAGCAGGATGTGAGTGCTTCTCTAAGATTGGTGGGGTCTAAACACCCACAGCCCTaccaatccaaacttttgacatgtctgtaggACAGGGACACTTTAGGTTTCTGTGCTTCTGGCGTCTGAAATCCCTGGTTAACAGCTGTTAGTGTCAGAGAAGTTGGTAGTCTGCAGTACTACATAATGGTCATTAAAGTAAATAGCTGTCGGTGTAAGACATATATACAGGCCAGGAAAGTCATGGCTCAGATAAGAAAAACAAGTGGGGGACCACATTTTCTGCATCTCTCTGGAAGAACAGGGCATGATACAGATTACTACGCACATATGGTAAGAGAGAGAAGATGACAAAAACTCACATGCAGCAAGTCTCTATGGGATTGGATTAGTATATAATAATATGTCATTGGGAAGGCGGGTAGGTGGGCGGGTATAAACACATGAAAATATTCCTATTCGGATAACTTACCAAGGAGTTTGCTGATAAAAGGTTGTGTCTTAAATGGCTCAAAGTCATCAATGTGTTCTCCAGTTCCAATGAAAATAATCGGACTCTTTGTAGCAGCAacactaaaatataaaaaaaaaaattatattttaaagtgtacctgtcaaaaaaaaacaaaaaaaaaaaacacactttgaCAAGTCAAATGTTTTGAGTCAGTCAAGTGGTACTGAGAAGAGAAAGAACGAGCTTAGCATGCACATTTAATTGACCAATACACAAATATATGTATTGAATAACTGACTTTTGCGCgaacgtcaaattaatgttcatgaaaaTTAATTATGGATATTATTTTGCAAACATCGGATGTTATGTTTAGTGATTCACACACTTAcagtcctttcaccgtctttacatTACAGAAAAAAGGCAAAAGAAAAATACTTACGCACTGAGAGCACCTCCTCCTTTGGCGTGGCCATCTAATTTGGTTACAATAACTGAAGCTACATCTACTTTATCCTTAAAGGCTTTGGCTTGAGCTTCACAAGCCTGTCCAATGGAGGCATCCATAACGTACACAATGTTATCTGgttgctaaaaaaacaaaacgaaaataaataaatgaaaaaaattaattaaaatggaGTAGAGTGAAAGAAAACTGATCAGTGTTCCTTATAGGTATGAGATCCATGGGTCCATATATTTTCTGTAGCCTATATAAAAAGTCTGTCCATTGCAGCATGGGTTATCATGCATGTTGGGCTTTATCATGGTGATGGAACAACCCATTAACTCTCTAGCCGCACAATTATGATATACAAGTTGACATGCGTGTAAACAGGGTGTAAAATGACAGGGTGTAAAAGTCATGTTTTTCTTTAGATCCACCTATGGAATTATACAGGTCCACCCACACACGGTCACTTATTGCAGATTCTAGACCCCCCATTCTTTAATGTTACCCTATTATGTAACAccctggttataaaaaaaaaaaaaaaaaagtcagacatgTCATCTCTGTAGGAAACACATCACTCCACACAGTGGagaagctaccatagaggcaggggaGGCAGTTGCTAttgggcccgtggagggagggggcccagggaagataagagcctgctgtgtccttttgcttaaccccttatgtactgcagtgtgtaagtgacccagtgttctcttacatgctgtaacacaaaaaaGGGTCTCCACAAAACTGGGACTCCCACTGATGATGGAAGAGAAGGGGAAAGCCCCATGAATAAACTGAGCAGCCATGTGCTTGCATGGTCAACATTTAATTGTCAATAGGGCTTATAAACATTGCAAAAGAAACTCAGCAATGTTTAGAAATCCAATAGAGAACAAATAAGCTGCTTCATTTGTTTGTGGAAAATCCAACATCCTGTGGGTGGaggataacttttttttatgttgggATGAGTTAAATGGTTTCTACAAAGCTGATAAGCTACTATAAATGTTCGCCTTACTATGGCATTAGAAACTTGAAGCATTTCTTCAAACAGAGAATCTTCCTGCTTGTGTCGACCACTTGTGTCCACAATGATTATTTCAAAGTTTTCATTTTTAAACTTCTCCACACCTTCATAAGCAATATTTACTGGGTCCATCTCTGTgtaactgaaaaataaaaaaaataaaattaaaatgaaaagtcAGAAACACAAGCATGCGTCTCTGCATGGACTAAAATGCCCTTAGGCTGCATGCACACATTCTGCAAATTACAGAAGCTGCAGACCATGAAGCTGAAAGTGTTCAAATCTTTGTGGGACTGTACTGACACAGGaaagcagctgtgtcagtacagtcccaaaaagatttaaacacttttgaTGCTCCCAGTATTATAACGATAAATAATGAAAGAAGGTCTGTGATTCCACTGCACAACTTAACGCTCTGTCGCTTCTATGATTCAAGAAATGTGTGCATGCGGCCTTACAGAAGTTTAATGCCTGCTGCTAGAGCTCATTCCAGAAAATCCTTCACATCACCATAAATAGAGCATAAAAAAAgagtttatttgaaaaatgtacataaaaaaaacaaaacaaaaaaacaacgaaCACCACCACACACAACCAAGATCAAGATTAGATCAAGCGGTTCATACTGAACCTGTATCAGGTAGTGAGGATTGTTTCTCCCCAATACAGAAATCTACTTAAAGGAAAGAATAAGACTGGATTTATACAGTGTACTATCCTACTCGGAATAACACGTTGCAAAACATGCAGCAGAAGTGTAAGGGAAGTTTCAGATTTCTGCCAAACAtttccactgtatatatttttgaaGTTAAGGTTCTGGCTTTTTAAACCCATTTTTTGTATGCAATACATAAACAGGTAACTTATTCTCACATACTTTAAAAACacacctccaaaaaaaaaaaaaaaaaaatctgagcacAATCAAGGCCTAAACCTGCTTACCTGCCATAGAAAGGAATTCTGGCTTTTGTAGCGTTCTGTTTCAGCTGGTCAAAGGCACCTGCAAATAAAGTTGATTTATTTGATACATTCAGTAAGCAACATCATAACCAGTGTTATGTTACAATGCACATAAACTGTAACTCTTCACCCAACAACAACTCACAAGTCCCAGGACTTTAAGGTCAAGGGAGTTTGTTTGGCCAGGCTATGTCTGCATACAATTGCTTCAACTGAAATGGGAAGCAACTTAATGGCAGATGTAGGTAACTGTACAGATAATCCCCCAATACACTGGGAAAGCATGGTAATGTGCACACTATGAATTTAATGCCCAAACAAGATGTGAGCCTAGACATGCCCAACGATAGAGTTTTAAAAAGTATGATGGGACACAGTAATCGAATCGAAGTCCAAGCTAGCGGCTGCGGCACTTACCTGCTCTAAATGTATCGGCACATATCAAACAAGTCTTCCACCCTTTTCTCTGATAGTAATATGCCagctataaaaaattaaaaaacaatacAGCACAAATTTGTTATCATAATAGATCATATAAGAGATACAAGCCCCCTGTTTAGTAAAGGTAACTCCATATCTTACCTTCGAGCAAGTTGTTGTCTTTCCACTTCCTTGCAATCCTACAAACATTATGACATTTGGTTTTCCTTTTGTGGGTGTCCAGGCTTTTACTCCAGGGTCTACAAGCTATGAAACAAGAGTTTAAAGAGCTTTAAAGACAACCAACACCTTGGCATGTGTTTCCTTACTGCAAATTTCTTGTCTTCATTACAAAATTTCCTACCAAAATAAAACCACTAGACAGACTTGGTCTGCTGTTTCAGTGCTAGAGACGCACGGAAGGGGAGGCAGAGAGTTGTACACTGCAGATCTTAGTGTACAGAGCAGACAGAGGGAAGAGTAGACACTGAGGGCAGCTCATATAGGCTGTAGACATGTAGAAAAGTACACAAAAAACTATTTTCTGGGGTCTTAAAATAAAGGAATGACAACTCCTAAAAGCCACACTGCAAAGTCAATGCAATTTGCAATATAAAGTGGATTTACAAAAAAATTAAGACACGAAAAAGGCACAgagtgaatccagcctaaggctgggttcgcactgcgttttttcaatccgttttttggaaaaaaacaaaaaaaaaacaaaaaaaaaaacggatgaaaaacggattgcaaaaacggatgcatttgtgtgcatccgtttttccatcgacttccattataaaaaaacggatccgtttttttttttttttgacggacacaaatttctcaagaggaaaaaagaaaaactaataaaagGTTAGGACTGATAAAAGACAAATTCACAGAATACAATACCTTAACCAGTTCCTTAAAAACTGCATGTTGGATCATCTTCCTCTTATTGAGGCCAGATGCCATTTCTTCCAAATCAATGGCAGACCTAGAGAAATGATAATATTAAGTTACCTGCAAATACTGAACTAAAAgttagtcattaaaggggtactccgctgaaaaatctttctttcaaataatCTGCTTTCAGaaggttatagagatttgtaattaacttctctttaaaaatcataATTCTACCCATatctattagctgctgtatgccctgcaggaagaggtgctttattttcagtcttggacagaggtggccgcagagagcactgtgtcagacaggaactgtccagagcaggagaggttttctattgagatttgctgcagctatggacagttcctgatatggacagaggtggtagcagagagcactgtgtcagacaaaaggacatatgtcctgcaggacatacagcagcggataagtactgaaagtccaaaaatttttaaatagaagtaatctacaaatctatataactttctgaaaccagattatTTGAATGATATTTTTTTTCCGCCTGAGTAACCCATTAATCTAAGTGTTAAAATCTAATCCCCTTAAAATAATATAATGGAGTCCTACTTGACATTTTCTCTTAGTTGCTTGACAAGCTTGATGTTGACATCTGCTTCCAGTAAGGCCGTGCATACTTCTTTCAGCATAGCACTTAGCACCTAAATGAAAAAGATAGCAGGTAAAACATCTATGGGTGTCAGAAACATGTCACTATATGTCAAACTTGAATAACATTatctctttattagagatgagcggacctacAGTATGCTCGGGTTATACTAAACCCAAACTATTGGATTTCGAATCCCGACGGCTGGAGAATATAGAATCAGCCTAAGTGTTTCCAGCAAAAAAAGGCTTCATAGGCTTCATCTTACATGTCTCAAGGTGCGAACCTCAACTtataggcctattccacgggtctttaagaggagcaaacgagcactctcagcgctcgtttgctcctcgttccccgctcgctgccgcagctattcatcgcggcagcagcgagcgggtgagtgcgggaggggcggcggagagctgcgggggggctgcttgggtgatcgctgatcgtccgggcagcccataggatatagcagcgtctgctaccgacgctcctattcaacggagcgacggcagcagatcgctgctatatcagttgcttgtttttcaacatgttgaaaaacaagcgactacaacgatcagccgacatgaacgatgtcggctgattgttgcactctattccacgggatgattatcatccgtagcggccgaatacggacgataatcgttccgtggaacagGGCCTTTACTGTgcgttcgctcatctttagtcttAATATAAACAAAGATCTGTGGTTGCGACTGGACAGTACAGAACACCTTTAGGATGTTAAATAGGGAAGAAATGTCTGTATTATCCAGAATTAACAATTCACCTTCTATGTTAGTCAGTCTAgaacaggagtagggaaccttggctctccagctgttgcaaaactacaacaaccatcatgcatggacagctaaagctttagctttgtctgtccaggcatgatgggagttgtagttttgcaacagctggggagccaaggttccctacaccccccccccccttgatgtAGATACATGAAAGCTGGTCTTACCTCTTCATTAATAATTGTGGCATTGCTTAAAGAGCGCAGAGCCGAGGTGATCTTCCGTCCGAGGTCTGCCAAAACCATCTTGGCGGCTGTCAGCTACACACGCTAA encodes:
- the SRP54 gene encoding signal recognition particle subunit SRP54 codes for the protein MVLADLGRKITSALRSLSNATIINEEVLSAMLKEVCTALLEADVNIKLVKQLRENVKSAIDLEEMASGLNKRKMIQHAVFKELVKLVDPGVKAWTPTKGKPNVIMFVGLQGSGKTTTCSKLAYYYQRKGWKTCLICADTFRAGAFDQLKQNATKARIPFYGSYTEMDPVNIAYEGVEKFKNENFEIIIVDTSGRHKQEDSLFEEMLQVSNAIQPDNIVYVMDASIGQACEAQAKAFKDKVDVASVIVTKLDGHAKGGGALSAVAATKSPIIFIGTGEHIDDFEPFKTQPFISKLLGMGDIEGLIDKVNELKLDDNEALIEKLKHGQFTLRDMYEQFQNIMKMGPFSQILGMIPGFGQDFMSKGNEQESMARLKKLMTIMDSMNDQELDNTDGAKLFSKQPGRIQRVARGSGVSTRDVQELLAQYTKFAQMVKKMGGIKGLFKGGDMSKNVNPSQMAKLNQQMAKMMDPRVLQHMGGMAGLQSMMRQFQQGAAGNMKGMMGFNNM